The following is a genomic window from Halobellus ruber.
ACGTCTCCGAACCCGACGGGGCGTGGTACTTCGTCGAGACGCTGGACCGGGCCAACGACCCGAAGCTCTCGATGGATCACGCCTCGCCAACGGCCCCGACGCCGGACGGGTATTGGATCTACAGCCGCACGTACGACTGTGAACTGGACTGTGAGTAGGTGGCACCGATGGTCGAACTGATCAGCGTCGCGGCGGTGGCGGACAACGGTGTGATCGGGCGCGACGGGGAACTGCCGTGGCCGTCGATTCCCGCCGACCGACGCCAGTACCGCGAGCGGATCGCCGACGATCCCGTCATCTCAGGGCGAGTCACCTTCGAGTCGATGCTCGATGACCTCCCCGGCAGCGCACAGATCGTGTTGAGCCGGTCGGCCCCCGGCTTCGATGTCGCGACGGCGCACCACGCCGCCGGGGTCGACGATGCGATCGCGGTCGCGGAGTCGCTGGGGGCTGATCGGGCGTACGTGATCGGCGGCGGCGCCATCTACGACCTGTTTCAGCCCGTGGTCGACCGGATGGTGTTGAGCCGGGTCCACGGCGAGTACGAGGGCGATGCGTACTTTCCCGAGTGGGACGCCGACGAGTGGGACCTGGTCGATGCCGAGGCGTACGACCGATTCACGCTCGAAGTATGGGAGCGGACGGGAGCGGCTACCCCGAGATGAACACCGACACACTCCCGCCGGCGGTCGCCGACTACCTCGCCGATAACCGCGGGGAACTGTTCGACTTCGTGGAGGCGCTGGTCGGGTTCGACACGCAGAACCCGCCGGGAAGCACCGCCGAGTCGGTCGCGTGGCTGGAGTCGACGCTGGACCGGCCGGGAATCGACGTCGAGCGGTTCGCG
Proteins encoded in this region:
- a CDS encoding dihydrofolate reductase — its product is MVELISVAAVADNGVIGRDGELPWPSIPADRRQYRERIADDPVISGRVTFESMLDDLPGSAQIVLSRSAPGFDVATAHHAAGVDDAIAVAESLGADRAYVIGGGAIYDLFQPVVDRMVLSRVHGEYEGDAYFPEWDADEWDLVDAEAYDRFTLEVWERTGAATPR